The genomic region CTTAGTTTCTTCATTTcaattttgttttgctttgttttgtgcCACCATCTAGTGGTTAGGAAACACACAGCAGATTTACCTGCTCGtcagaacacaaaacacacacacatacacacacacaacagcagtgAAGCTCTCTTCATTTAATACTTTACAACAcagaaaatgcaaacaaaaaaaaaaaacaccctgcaaaatgcaaattcaattgatgtgtatttttttttctgatacaAATTACAGTGTAAGAACAAATGTATTTCACTGAACAAGACATTTAACTTCAAGGACTTTCAAGGAGGTATGGAAACATCCGAGAGCTGAAGCTATCTGAAAACAGGCACGCCCTTAAGTACTGCTGAGACAGAACTGACCTCTGTCTCCACTGCTGTCCGTCATTACCTTAAACTTATGAACAAACCAGTCAGtttgaaattatatatatatatatatatatatatatatatatatatatatatatatatatatatatatatatatatatatatatattcacgtGAAACAttgtgttgttaaaaaaaaaaaagctatgatTAGAGATGAAGGCATGGTATTTTTAAGGCTTTCATATCGCACAAGCACAGGAAGAAGCCGAATCATCGatatatatagtaaaaaaaataatatataggaaaaataaacaaaaaaacccaaactgaAGAGACTGTAAATGATCTTAATAATTATTCTTAAGCAGACACGTGCCGATAAACCTGCAACATTTCCACCATTCTTATCTCAGATGCGAATGTTTGTGTGTCCTTTTTCAGAGAGAACCCTGAACAGTTCACTGAAGAAAAACTGAAGACAAAAAGAACGGAGGCTGTTATCGTTATGAGCCGATTACAGATATCAGCACCAGCCTGCTCTCAAGTAACAGAGAGATTAATGTAAGTGAACGTTTCTCCATTCCAGAGCCTTACAGACGTACTTATGCGATCGTATATAAAACACAGACGCTGGCAATTATTTAGGAAAATGTACACGCATGTTTCTGATTTCAATAAACAGGAACTAGTATTTAGGAAACtaaaaaagaaggaaattaGTGTTTAATAGTTccgatttttttctttccttcgaAACAATCATGTGGCTGGAGGTCAAGTCATTTATCCCAACGCACTGGGAAAGTGTAGGAGGAGCTGGAGGACTCGTCTCTGTATCGTAACCTCACGCTGTTATTAAACGacccagagagacagaggatcGTTCAGATGAGGCACTTTGTGTAGATGTAGACATCTTTAAATcatacactataaatacaataagtgtgtaacatctgagtgcactggtgtgtgtgtggaaggcaTGTGTTGTTAAGTGGGCGGGGTTTCTAAATGGTAAAGCTCACAATTGGTacaaagaggaaagagagagcagaTTTTGTCaaatgtgaaacaaaaaaaaaaacccaaacaggTTTATATAAGAAACACAACAAGAAACGTTCATCAGTGgcttataagtgtgtgtgtgtgtgtgtgtgtgtgtgtatactgtaagTGCAATacagttgagtgcaaaagtcTGCACCTCCCCCATCATCATTTTTGAAACTAGAAGGTCGACACAACGTGAAACAGACCAAAGAACTAGTTTTGTGACGAACCTTGAGACTTAATCTTCAGAACTAAAGAGAATTTATAAAGGAAAAAGGAGCAAAGATTCTCTGACGGATCTGACCCAGATCGCAAGAGATGCAGAGGCAAGAAAATCCTAGCAGGTGTCGaaagacaaagaaacaaaaaaaaggttaagtctatgttttttaaatgtgcaTCAAGAAAAGTGGAAAATGGCACTAATTACACTGACCACACTAGACTCAATGAGAAACACGTGtggatgatatagtgttgtggCTGAATATGGGCATCTCATGATAACTGAACAGGAACAAACAGGCTCCTTAGACTTTATTAAAGATTAGTTAAAGCTAAAGTATGAACACTAAAGATAAAGTTATTAAAGAACGTCTATATTTAAATCACAATCAGAAAGAAGAATGCAAAGTTTTTAACTACTTTAGCTTTTTCACTAATAATGCATCATTTGTGGGATGAAGGAACGTGTCTGCGCTGCTGGTagacaaaaataatatatatattttttgcactCAACTGTATACACGGTGAATGAGAGAGGATTAGTAATGATGCAAAACAATTAATGGGATCGAGATAATAAGAAAGACCTGCCCCGGGCAACGCAACCGAGACAGACGCTTTGTGCTGAAACCCCGAGTGAGTGTTCTGCCCCGGGGAAAGCAGCAGCCGGCCCGGAGCACCGGTATCAAACTTTACTTTAGGACGAGTCTGCCTGAACCCGCTGTAGCTTACTCTAATTTCTGATTGGCCTGAATGGAGTGGGTGGAGTCCGAGTTATCCAATTAGGAGCTGCCTCCCTGCTCGATGTTGGAGGAAGGCTGAGCAGGCTTGTGGAACGGAGTCTCCTTATAAATGAACCAGCAGTTTCCTGCCCACAGGATGAGGTTGAGGAAGCCGAAGACCTGAAGACATGAACAAAGGTTTGtactacctctctctctcacacacacatgctcagagacacacacactcactcacacactcgtacaatcactcacacactcactcacacactcgtacaatcactcacacactcacactcacacactcacatactcacacactcactcacacacacacacactcactcacacactcacacactcacatactcacatactcacacactcactcacacactcgtacaatcactcacacactcactcacacactcgtacaatcactcacacactcacactcacacactcacatactcacacactcactcacacacacacactcactcacacactcacacactcacatactcacacactcactcacacactcgtacaatcactcacacactcacactcacacactcgtacactcacatactcacacactcactcacacactcgtacaatcactcacacactcacactcacacactcgtacactcacatactcacacactcacacactcactcacacactcgtacactcacatactcacatactcacacactcactcacacactcgtacaatcactcacacactcacacactcgtacactcacatactcacacactcactcacacacacacacactcactcacacactcgtacactcacacactcacacactcactcacacacactcacacactcacacaattacttactcactcacactcacactcactccttctcactcacacacacacacacactccttctcactcacacaattacttactcactcacacacacacacacaattacttactcactcacacactcactcacactcacacacacacacacacactccttctcactcacatacacacactccttctcactcacacaattacttactcactcacacacacacatactcacacactcactcacacactcactcacacactcactcacacactcactcacacactcactcacacactcactcacacacacactcacacacacactcacacacacactcacacacacactcactcacacactcactcacacactcactcacacactcactcacacactcactcacacactcactcacacactcactcacacactccttctcactcacacaattactcactcactccttctcactcacacacacacactcacactggctcacacacacactccttctcactcacacaattactcactcacacacatacacacacaattactcactcactccttctcactcacacacacacacacacacactcacactggctcacacacacactccttctcactcacacactcactccttctcactcactcacacacacacacacatactcactcactcactccttctcactcactcactcactcactcactcactccttctcactcacacaattactcactcactccttctcactcactcacacacacacacacatactcacacacaattactcactcactccttctcactcactcacacacacacacacatactcacacacaattactcactcactccttctcactcacacacacacacactcacacacaattactcactcactccttctcactcactcacacacacacatactcacacacaattactcactcactccttctcactcactcacacacacacatactcacacacaattactcactcactccttctcactcactcacacacacacacacacatactcacacacaattactcactcactccttctcactcacacacacacatactcacacacaattactctcactccttctcactcacacacacacacacacacacaattactcactcactccttctcactcacacacactcacacacaattactctcactccttctcactcacacacacacacacacacacaattactcactcactccttctcactcacacacactcacacacaattactcactcactccttctcactcactcacacacacacacactcacacacaattactcactcactccttctcactcactcacacacacacatactcacacacaattactcactcactccttctcactcactcacacacacacacacactcacacacaattactctcactccttctcactcacacacacacacacacacacacacacaattactcactcactccttctcactcactcacacacacacacactcacacacaattactctcactccttctcactcacacacacacacacacacacaattactcactcactccttctcactcactcacacacacacacactcacacacaattactcactcactccttctcactcactcacacacacacacaattactcactcactccttctcactcactcacacacacacatactcacacacaattactcactcactccttctcactcacacacacacacatactcacacacaattactcactcactccttctcactcacacacacacatactcacacacaattactcactcactccttctcactcacacacacacatactcacacacaattactctcactccttctcactcacacacacacacacacacacacaattactcactcactccttctcactcacacacactcacacacaattactcactcactccttctcactcactcacacacacacacacatactcacacacaattactcactcactccttctcactcacacacacacatactcacacacaattactctcactccttctcactcacacacacacacacacacacacaattactcactcactccttctcactcacacacacacacacacacacacacacaattactcactcactccttctcactcactcacacacacacacactcacacacaattactcactcactccttctcactcactcacacacacacatactcacacacaattactcactcactccttctcactcactcacacacacacacacactcacacacaattactcactcactccttctcactcactcacacacacacacacactcacacacaattactcactcactccttctcactcactcacacacacacacacatacacacaattactcactcactccttctcactcacacacacacacacacacactcacacacaattactcactcactccttctcactcacacacacacacatactcactcactcactccttctcactcacacacacacacacatactcactcactcactccttctcactcacacacacacacatactcactcactcactccttctcactcacacacacacacatactcactcactcactccttctcactcacacacacacacacatactcactcactcactccttctcactcacacacactcacacacaattactcactcactccttctcactcactcacacacacacacactcacacacaattactcactcactccttctcactcactcacacacacacatactcacacacaattactcactcactccttctcactcacacacacacacacacacactcacacacaattactcactcactccttctcactcacacacacacacacacacatactcacacacaattactcactcactccttctcactcactcacacacacacacactcacacacaattactctcactccttctcactcacacacacacacacacaattactcactcactccttctcactcactcacacacacacatactcacacacaattactcactcactccttctcactcacacacacacatactcacacacaattactcactcactccttctcactcacacacacacatactcacacacaattactctcactccttctcactcacacacacacacacacacacacaattactcactcactccttctcactcacacacactcacacacaattactcactcactccttctcactcactcacacacacacacacatactcacacacaattactcactcactccttctcactcacacacacacatactcacacacaattactctcactccttctcactcacacacacacacacacacacacacacaattactcactcactccttctcactcacacacacacacacacacacacacacaaatactcactcactccttctcactcactcacacacacacatactcacccacaaatactcactcactccttctcactcactcacacacacacacactcacacacaattactcactcactccttctcactcactcacacacacacacacactcacacacaattactcactcactccttctcactcactcacacacacacacacatacacacaattactcactcactccttctcactcacacacacacacatactcacacacaattactcactcactccttctcactcacacacacacacatactcactcactcactccttctcactcacacacacacacacatactcactcactcactccttctcactcacacacacacatactcactcactcactccttctcactcacacacacacactcactcactcactccttctcactcacacacacacacatactcactcactcactccttctcactcacacacacacactcactcactcactccttctcactcacacacacacacacacacacacaattactcactcactccttctcactcacacacacacactcacacacaattactcactcactccttctcactcacacacacacacacatactcacacacaattactcactcactccttctcactcacacacacacacacacacactcacacacaattactcactcactccttctcactcacacacacacacacacacacatactcacacacaattactcactcactccttctcactcactcactgactccctcactccttctcactcacacacacacacacacatactcactcactcactccttctcactcactcactcactcactcactccttctcactcactccttctcactcactccttctcactcactccttctcactcacacaattaCTCACTTACTCCTTctcgctcgctcacactcactccttctcactcacacactcactcctcctcgCTTGCTCCttctcactccttctcactcacacaattactcacttactccttctcactcactcacacacacacacaattactcactcactccttctcactcacacacacacacacacacactcacacacaattactcactcactccttctcactcacacacacacacacacacactcacacacaattactcactcactccttctcactcactcactcactccttctcactcactcactcactcactccttctcactcactcactccttctcactcacacaattaCTCACTTACTCCTTctcgctcgctcacactcactccttctcactcactcacttactcactccttctcactcactcactccttctcactcacacaattaCTCACTTACTCCTTctcgctcgctcacactcactccttctcactcacacactcactcctcctcgCTTGCTCCttctcacactcgctcactcgctccttctcacactcgctcactccttctcacactcgctcactccttctcacactcgctcactccttctcacactcgctcactccttctcacacacagctgcctcttgtggcatttatttttttatcattcttATTTAAAAGAGATGTTTGTCTCACCACAGAGGAATTAAGGCGTCCCATGGCGGGGGCGAGCTTGGTCACACACTTTGGATTGCAGTAATCCAGCAGCGTATCGGGGTTGGTGGCATATTTCACATCGGTCAGTCCTTTTCCCCACGCAGAGGACGACACCAGCCACAGGAACGCAAAGGCGGCAGTCAGAACCAGATCCTGGAGGGAAAACACCACACCGATAAAGCAGAGGGGTGGGGCAGTCAGGGGCAGATCTTTATTGCCCATTTGTACATGTTCCTGCTGACCTGCAGATTAATCCCTGCTGTGAAACTCTCCCCAAACATAcctgtgtctgtgggtgtggcctgaaggtgctgtttttttaaactaaatctAAACTTTACCAATAACTCCTTtagaaaaacactgaaaatgtttatttattcagttctatttcccaaaatataaacaaactagtaGCTTGATTTAATCCaccagggttagggttagggtacTAGTCTCAGCCAAATGGAAACTTTTAAGcaagctttctttcttaataaataaataaataaataaataaataaataaataaataaataaaataaaatagggaaTGTATTTCACCTTTGTATTTGCATTACtaataatgtttgtttgtttacaccCCGACCGCAGGAGTTAAACAGTTGAACTGGATCGAGGTATTAATAACATTATCCTACTTTTTTGGAATAGATATTTTACAGTGAGTCTCCTTGTTTCCTAAGAACAGCAGtctatctctctatttctccctctttctttgtctctctctctctctctctctctctctctctctcagcatctcTTTACTGTGCTTTCAGAGACATCTAATGGACCCCGTTCCCGCTCACTCACAACAATGGGTCCCCGGGTGGTTTCCCTGTAGATGTGCTGGTAGCCCAGGTACAGAATGAGGGTGAAGGTGCAGTACAGGAATCCAAAGACGCCCACAGACACATAGAACTCGGCGGAAGACGAGTAGTCACCCCTCAGGAAAGTGACGTTGCCTGTTTGGCTGGCGTTGCAGCTCGGGATGGTAAATGGTTGACTCTGAAGTCtaatagagacacagagagagagagagagagagagagagaggcaataAAGCATAGGGTTGATATTCACTGACAGATCTAATATTAATCAAGCGCTGCTCAGTGAAAGGGAAAACTGTTCAACTGATCAAATAATAGTGACTGATATACAGAAGGGAGGAGCAACAGGGTTTTACTGACAGCAAACAAACTGCAATCAATCTGTTCCGtgttaggaataaaacatgaagagGAAGTGCagctatacaccgatcaggcataacattatgagcagtgggaggtgaagtgaataagatgatgatctcctcatcatggcacctgttagtgggtgggatatattaggcagcaagtcaacattttgtcctc from Hemibagrus wyckioides isolate EC202008001 linkage group LG21, SWU_Hwy_1.0, whole genome shotgun sequence harbors:
- the sypl2a gene encoding synaptophysin-like protein 2a — encoded protein: MEFLQKLLSGFRLDLGPLKEPLGFIRLLEWLFTIFAFATTGGYVGSLTMTLNCSEKSEDITANFGYPFRLQSQPFTIPSCNASQTGNVTFLRGDYSSSAEFYVSVGVFGFLYCTFTLILYLGYQHIYRETTRGPIVDLVLTAAFAFLWLVSSSAWGKGLTDVKYATNPDTLLDYCNPKCVTKLAPAMGRLNSSVVFGFLNLILWAGNCWFIYKETPFHKPAQPSSNIEQGGSS